GTTTTCGATAACTGCAACATAATATAGATCAGGTAAAAAATCCTTATGTGTCCAGATATTGTGAATAGTCAGATGTTCATCACATCCCGGCACATATAGATTCCAGAATGCCTCCCGGGTAACATATTCTACCTCTCTGTTATCAGCATGGGCTCCCTTTCGTATTGTAAATTCCATTTTTTCCCTTTTTTAATAAAGTAATGTAAGTCGGGTTAAGCGAAGCAACCCGACATCCCTACCTTTCTTCAAATGCCGCCCCTGCAAGCCTTTCGGCATACGCCCTGATATCCGAAGGCCATGAAGCAATCAGGGTTTTAAACCGTTCCGGGTCATTTGCATACAAAGCCCTTGTTGCCTCCTCATAACCAGGCAGGTTACCTGCCATGGTGGTCATAAACCTGTATGCAGCCTCCTGTGCCTTACGCACCCTGTCTTTGCCGCTGTTCGCCTTTCTTGCCTCTTCAACAAGCTTGCGCAGGGCCACAGACGCGCCCCCCGGCTGAATGTTAAGCCATTCCCAGTGACGCGGCATCAGCGTTACCTCACGGGCAACAACACCAAGCCTTGGGCGGCCAGGCCGCTGCAATGGTTTATCAGACTCTTCCGGCGCTGATGAACCACCCGAAGCGTCTGCCTTTTTAAGTCTTTCAAGCACATCTGCCATTGTGCCCCTTAAATCTACCTCCACAGGTTCAGCAGTGTTATCGTCAAAAATGAGTATGGAAGCCTGATCTTCTTTTTCCATAAACTCTTTTACCTTCTTTGTAACCTCTGGCATGCTGCCAGACGCAATCATTCGGTTTTCACTAAATGCAGTACAATTTTTTACATCCTGCTCTACCATTTAAATCCCCTTATTGAATTTTTAACAGAATAATACCCGGGTAATATTAAGATGTCAACAGTATTATTATCCGGGTAAAAAGTCTTTTTTGATAAAGAATATTAGGATTAATTTAATTGAATTTATTTTTGTTTAGTTAGATTAAGCGAAGCAACCCAACATCCTTTTATGACTGCCCATATAAATGGGGCATATATAGCAACACGATTTTTAAGAAAACGATAAATAGTAAAATGAGTAAGGCAAAAAACAATACTCTGCAAATTATTCTTTGTATGGAAATTTCTTTCCTGGTATCTTCATTGAAATCGCTAAAATCCAGTTTGCCACAACTGGGACAAACATACTTCGGGAATGCTGCTTTGCCAAGAAAACCCAACCAAAAACCGCTGGCTTTATTTTCAACATTTGATTCACATTTTGGACATTCCATTTTGACCTCTCAATTTGAGTTTTGTTGGGTTATTAACTACCAGGCTTCCAATTACTTCTCCTCTGTAGCCCAGACTATCTCTGGGCTGCATTTATCAAAATACCTTTGGCCATATAAATATATATATTGTATTAAGCTAAGCAATCCAATATCATGCCAAGTGTTATTTCGAATTATAACCTGTTAATATAACAGACTAATCATTTATCTTTTCATCCACCAAATAAAGGATGTTGGCTTATTAACCCAACCGTGTTAGCTAATTTTGATTTTTACCTTAATGACCAATTCGCTGAATGCGGTGCATTATCAGTGTTCCGGTGCATACTGGTATGCTACAAAATGAATATAATCATTTCAATTTGTCGGTATTCCTTTCAATAAGAATATGATTCAATAATTTCCAAACGATATCTTAATATTCATAGTAATCGTCTGGTACTAAATATGGTTGCCAGTTAGCACCAGATCTTGGAGAGGGATGGACAATTTCAACCCTCTTTTCGTAGGCCTCTTTTATAAATTCAAAGAGTTCAGGACCGTTATTAAAGCGCTGATTGAAAAGTTCAGTTAATAATTTAAGGTCAATCTTGGTATCCGACCCACCATATTTCCTCTGGAGTAATAATAGACAACCTTCAAGAGAGAAAAATACATTTGCCACAGCATCCTCAAAAAAGACTTGATTAAAAAAAAGCATTCGTGCTTTTTGGAGCATAAACGCAGTTCTCAAAAGAAGGTGATCAGTGGGTTTAAAAGCTGCGTATAGGGCCATTGCTTCTTTATAAAAAGTGAATGGTGTAAATGAGTACTGCACAGTTGATAGTG
The nucleotide sequence above comes from Desulfatiglans sp.. Encoded proteins:
- a CDS encoding DUF2239 family protein, which encodes MVEQDVKNCTAFSENRMIASGSMPEVTKKVKEFMEKEDQASILIFDDNTAEPVEVDLRGTMADVLERLKKADASGGSSAPEESDKPLQRPGRPRLGVVAREVTLMPRHWEWLNIQPGGASVALRKLVEEARKANSGKDRVRKAQEAAYRFMTTMAGNLPGYEEATRALYANDPERFKTLIASWPSDIRAYAERLAGAAFEER